The following are encoded in a window of Paenibacillus polymyxa genomic DNA:
- the hemA gene encoding glutamyl-tRNA reductase, translating to MHIVVVGLNYRTAPVEVRERFTFAEEDLPKALEQLKLTKSVLEGVVVATCNRTEIYVVVDRLHMCGYFIRSFMEQWFGIPRDQFTQHLYIYEDEQAIRHLFRVTCGLDSMVIGETQILGQVKNAFLQAQSQKITATWFNMLFKQAVTLGKRAHSETSIGESAVSVSYAAVELGKRIFGMFTDKKVLILGAGKMSELTVKHLYSGGAAEVIVANRTLSRAEDLASKFHGTPVTMEEGMNRLADVDIVISSTGAQGYILDRTRVEASMKRRQSRPLFMIDIAVPRDLDPAIGELQNVFLYDIDDLEGIVESNLEMRRTEATKIEHMIEDELSEFYQWLKTMGVRPVIRALQEKAESVHQDTLESLFNKLPELDERQRKVISRLTKSMLNQMMHDPINRVKELAVQKQGNEALDMFSHIFALEDRLDDAAQKVDKSDASALMKPEAGVHEKTVQAQALPASFAPASL from the coding sequence ATGCACATCGTCGTTGTTGGGTTGAATTATCGTACGGCGCCTGTGGAAGTCAGAGAGCGTTTTACATTTGCAGAAGAAGATTTGCCAAAAGCGCTGGAACAACTCAAACTTACCAAAAGTGTGTTGGAGGGCGTAGTTGTCGCAACCTGCAATCGGACTGAAATATATGTTGTGGTGGACCGCCTTCACATGTGCGGTTATTTTATACGCAGTTTTATGGAGCAATGGTTTGGCATTCCACGTGATCAATTTACACAACATTTATATATATATGAGGACGAGCAGGCGATTCGGCATTTGTTCCGTGTGACTTGTGGCCTTGATTCTATGGTAATCGGAGAAACACAAATTTTGGGACAGGTAAAGAACGCTTTTCTTCAGGCTCAATCCCAGAAAATTACGGCAACGTGGTTTAATATGTTGTTTAAGCAGGCCGTCACATTGGGCAAGCGTGCCCATTCGGAGACGTCTATTGGAGAAAGTGCCGTATCTGTCAGCTATGCAGCAGTTGAGCTGGGCAAACGGATTTTCGGGATGTTTACCGATAAAAAGGTACTGATTCTCGGTGCTGGTAAAATGAGTGAGCTTACTGTTAAGCATTTGTACAGCGGTGGAGCAGCTGAGGTTATTGTAGCAAACCGAACCCTGTCCCGTGCGGAAGACCTTGCCTCCAAGTTCCATGGAACGCCGGTTACGATGGAGGAAGGCATGAATCGGTTGGCGGATGTGGATATTGTCATTAGCTCGACAGGTGCCCAGGGTTATATTCTGGATCGGACTCGGGTTGAAGCAAGTATGAAACGTCGACAGTCCCGTCCTTTGTTTATGATTGATATCGCGGTTCCGCGTGATCTCGACCCGGCTATTGGTGAATTACAGAATGTTTTCCTGTACGATATTGATGATCTGGAAGGGATCGTGGAGAGCAATTTGGAAATGCGCCGTACTGAAGCTACAAAAATCGAGCATATGATCGAAGATGAGCTTAGCGAGTTTTATCAATGGTTGAAAACGATGGGAGTGCGTCCGGTGATTCGTGCATTACAGGAAAAAGCGGAGTCTGTACATCAGGATACGTTGGAAAGCTTGTTCAATAAGCTTCCTGAGCTGGATGAACGGCAACGCAAAGTGATTAGCCGCTTGACGAAAAGTATGCTGAATCAGATGATGCATGATCCGATCAATCGGGTAAAAGAACTGGCTGTTCAAAAGCAGGGAAATGAGGCCCTAGACATGTTTAGCCATATTTTTGCTCTGGAGGATCGTTTGGATGACGCCGCTCAGAAAGTAGATAAAAGCGATGCATCTGCGTTAATGAAACCGGAA